The following DNA comes from Paenibacillus crassostreae.
CTTCGATACGATCGCCGCAGAATCTACACGATTGCTGAATGAGAACTTCAGCATGTTCGTGCGCACTTTCCTGCCCCGCGTTCCGCAGCCGGATACGGACGCGATCGAGAACCTGAGCATGGCCGTTATCGTGGATCAGAAACGGCTGGGCGGTGGTTCCCATTCCACGATGGGCACGATCACCGATATTTCTCCTATTCTTCGTCTTCTCTTCTCCCGAGTGGGCCAGCCTTTTGTTGGATCAGTGAACATGTTTTCGTTTAACGATCCGCAAGGCATGTGTCCCGAGTGCAACGGGATCGGTCGCAGGCTGGGCGTCGACATGAGCAAGGTGCTGGACAAGTCAAGGTCGCTGAATGAAGGGGCTATTATGTTACCTGACTATTCGGTAGGCGGCTGGGAGTGGAACATGATCGTGCAGTCGGGGGACTTCGATCTCGACAAGAATTTGAGCGATTATTCGGATGAGGAACTGGAGCATCTGCTGTATGCCAAGGCGAGGAAAGTAAAGATGGATTTCGCCGGAAAGGCAACGAATATTACAGTGGAAGGCGTCATTGAGAAATTCACCAACAAATACATCAAGCAGGATGTGAAGACGAAGTCCGAACGCACGCAAAAAGCGGTTACGCCTTTCATTTCCGAGGGCCCCTGCTCCAGTTGTCACGGCGCTAGACTCAGTCAGGCCGCGCTCAACTGTAGGATCAATGGACTCAACATTGCGGAGCTGTCCTCCATGGAGGTCGGACAGCTCATTAGCGTCATTCAGGAGATTAACGACGCGATCGCTGCGCCGGTCGTCAAGTCGCTGACAGAGCGGCTGCAACATCTGGTGGATATAGGACTTGATTACTTGACGTTGGACCGCGAGACTGATACATTGTCCGGTGGCGAGTCGCAGCGCGTCAAGATGGTGAAGCATCTGAGCGGCAGTCTGGTGGATGTCACTTATATTTTTGATGAGCCCAGCGTTGGCTTACACCCCCGTGATGTACATCGGTTGAATGAATTGCTTCAGAAGCTGCGCGACAAGGGCAATACCGTAATTGTCGTCGAGCATGATCCCGATGTGATCAAGTTGGCAGATCATATTGTCGACGTCGGGCCTTATGCTGGTAGCCGAGGAGGTATCATCGTGTATGAAGGAAGCTACCAAGGCCTACTGGAGGCAGGTACACTGACAGGTACCCATATGAAGCGGCCACTCCAGCTGAAGTATGATTGCAGGCAGCCATCCGGCAAGATGTCCATCAAGGATGCCGTACTGCACAACCTTCAGAACGTGAGTGTAGATATTCCAACCGGAGTGTTGACAGTAGTTACCGGTGTCGCCGGCTCAGGCAAGAGTACGCTGATTAACCAAGTATTTCTCAGCCAACATCCGGATGCGATCGTCATCAACCAATCGGCGGTAGGCGTGTCAACACGCTCGAATCCCGCGACCTACACGGGCATTATGGATGATGTGCGCAAAGCGTTTGCTTCTGCGAACAAAGTCAATCAAGGATTATTCAGCTTCAACTCCAAGGGGGCTTGCGAAAACTGCCAAGGGCTAGGTGTTGTTTATACTGACCTCGCATTCCTCGACAGCGTGAAGCTGCCATGCGAAGTTTGTGGAGGCAGACGATTCAAGGAAGAAGTACTCGAGTATAAGCTTAACGGCAAGTCCATTGCAGAAGTTCTCGAGATGACAGTGGAGCAGGCATTAGAATTCTTCCAGCTGAAAGAGGTTGTGCGCAAGCTCCAGGCGATGAGCGATGTGGGGCTGAACTATATAACGCTCGGCCAGCCGCTCAGCACGCTATCGGGCGGGGAATGCCAACGCATTAAGCTAGCAAGCGAGCTTCATAAACAGGGCAGTATCTACGTGTTGGACGAGCCGACGACCGGTCTGCATATGTCAGATATCGGTCATCTACAAGAGATCATGAATCGCCTTGTGGATGCCGGCAATACAGTAATCGTTATCGAGCACAACCTTGATGTGATCAGCCAAGCGGATTGGATCATCGATATGGGACCGGACGGAGGCAGCAAGGGCGGCCAGGTGGTATTCGAGGGCACACCGGCGCAGATTATCCATGCGGAGCAGTCGATCACAGGAAGATACTTGATGTAATCATCAATCCTCGTTGGTGCAGAGAAAATGGAGCAGGAATATACCAAATTAGTTAAAGTAAGAATGTTTCTCTTTACAGGTAAGGATGTACTATAATATTAACAAGCATATTGAAAAACCCTTACCAGCTTGAGGTAAGGGTCTTTATGCGTGTATGAAACAAAGCAACTTTGATTACAAATTATCAAGAGTAAACGATCAGACACATTAATAGTACTCGCAGCTAAAACGTGAAAACACTGCATTGCAATCAGGACTTTCTCCTGTGGCATATAAACCAATAAGTACACCTGTAAATCCTCCTGCTATTTCTGAGGAGAGATATTTCGTTTGCGCAGATCCAAGTAAAGTCTCAGTATCTTCAATCTGAACATAGAAGTGATAAAGAGTAGGAGTGGCCTTAATAATCAATGTAGCATGATTGCAATGGCCCAATTCTATAGCTTTTTCAGTTGATTTGATATCTCCGATATTAAGTCGTTCGATGACCTCGTATCCATGTTGATGGTTACGCAAGGCTAAATCATAATGGTGGTTTTCATCCATATAAAGAGTAATGCCAGCTTCACCATTCGTAAGGCTGATCTCACAAGAAATAACCGCGTTGAAGTCTTTTTGACGAATACCTAAAAATGTCGGGGATGCCGGAACATCTAGCGTCACTCCAGTTCCTTTAAGCTTTACCTTATCGGATTCTAACTGATAATGTTCTGCAACCGGATGACGAAGATAACACCAGTCCAGATTCCAATCCGTGTTTTCGAACGTGAAGACCTTTTTCTCTTGTTGAATGATTGTGTCAGTGATACGATCTGTCTCGAAACTCATAAGAGTGGTACCTTTATGTCCTGCCGTAAACCAGTCGTCTTCGCCAAAAGCAACTGGAGTAAGGAAAACTTCGCGTCCCAAGTGATGAAACGTAAGGTACTGTCCGGTTTGCCGGAATCCGAGATGAAGGAGCCACCAATTCCCTTCCTGATCTTGAACCAGATCACCGTGGCCGACTCCTTGCAGCTCGTAACCGCCTAAATTACGATTGGTCAGTACAGGATTGTTCTTATAGGCTTCGAACGGGCCGGAAGGTGAATTTCCGCGCGCATAAGTGACCATATGGCCATACTCCGTTCCGCCTTCAGATACCATCAGATAATATCGTCCATTAATTTTGTAAAGATGAGGACTTTCCAAATAACGTCCTCCGGTACCTTGCCAGACCGAACGACTTGGCGTTAACTTGCGTCCGGATTCAATTTCAATTTCGCACTGGACGATACCGCCAACTCCGTAATCGTCAGTCCCATTGCTCATGAAATACGTTTTACCCTCTTCAAAATATAAATCCGGATCGATCCCACCCTGGTCAACGTAGATTGGTTCAGACCATTCTCCGTAAATATCGTCAGTCCAAACATAGAAGTTTTGGTGTGTAGTGTCATTTGTGGTCGTCATGTAGAATCGTCCATTGTTATGACGCAGAGTGGGAGCAAATACACCTCCGGAACTGTTCACGGTGTCCAATTGAATCTGGCTTTTCCGGGTTAGGCAATGACCGATTTGGGTCCAATTTATCAGATCTTTGCTTT
Coding sequences within:
- a CDS encoding glycoside hydrolase family 43 protein, translating into MNYNNPVIKGFYPDPSVCKVDNTYYLVCSSFQYFPGVPIFESKDLINWTQIGHCLTRKSQIQLDTVNSSGGVFAPTLRHNNGRFYMTTTNDTTHQNFYVWTDDIYGEWSEPIYVDQGGIDPDLYFEEGKTYFMSNGTDDYGVGGIVQCEIEIESGRKLTPSRSVWQGTGGRYLESPHLYKINGRYYLMVSEGGTEYGHMVTYARGNSPSGPFEAYKNNPVLTNRNLGGYELQGVGHGDLVQDQEGNWWLLHLGFRQTGQYLTFHHLGREVFLTPVAFGEDDWFTAGHKGTTLMSFETDRITDTIIQQEKKVFTFENTDWNLDWCYLRHPVAEHYQLESDKVKLKGTGVTLDVPASPTFLGIRQKDFNAVISCEISLTNGEAGITLYMDENHHYDLALRNHQHGYEVIERLNIGDIKSTEKAIELGHCNHATLIIKATPTLYHFYVQIEDTETLLGSAQTKYLSSEIAGGFTGVLIGLYATGESPDCNAVFSRFSCEYY
- a CDS encoding ATP-binding cassette domain-containing protein, encoding MSESNQEFIVISGARENNLKNVSLRIPKRKITIFTGVSGSGKSSIVFDTIAAESTRLLNENFSMFVRTFLPRVPQPDTDAIENLSMAVIVDQKRLGGGSHSTMGTITDISPILRLLFSRVGQPFVGSVNMFSFNDPQGMCPECNGIGRRLGVDMSKVLDKSRSLNEGAIMLPDYSVGGWEWNMIVQSGDFDLDKNLSDYSDEELEHLLYAKARKVKMDFAGKATNITVEGVIEKFTNKYIKQDVKTKSERTQKAVTPFISEGPCSSCHGARLSQAALNCRINGLNIAELSSMEVGQLISVIQEINDAIAAPVVKSLTERLQHLVDIGLDYLTLDRETDTLSGGESQRVKMVKHLSGSLVDVTYIFDEPSVGLHPRDVHRLNELLQKLRDKGNTVIVVEHDPDVIKLADHIVDVGPYAGSRGGIIVYEGSYQGLLEAGTLTGTHMKRPLQLKYDCRQPSGKMSIKDAVLHNLQNVSVDIPTGVLTVVTGVAGSGKSTLINQVFLSQHPDAIVINQSAVGVSTRSNPATYTGIMDDVRKAFASANKVNQGLFSFNSKGACENCQGLGVVYTDLAFLDSVKLPCEVCGGRRFKEEVLEYKLNGKSIAEVLEMTVEQALEFFQLKEVVRKLQAMSDVGLNYITLGQPLSTLSGGECQRIKLASELHKQGSIYVLDEPTTGLHMSDIGHLQEIMNRLVDAGNTVIVIEHNLDVISQADWIIDMGPDGGSKGGQVVFEGTPAQIIHAEQSITGRYLM